A genomic stretch from Empedobacter stercoris includes:
- the rpsT gene encoding 30S ribosomal protein S20 encodes MANHKSALKRIRQSAVRRDRNKYYHKSARTAIKALRTESDKNEAETVFPKVSSMIDKLAKRNIIHKNKASNLKSKLAKHIAGLA; translated from the coding sequence ATGGCAAATCATAAGTCAGCATTAAAAAGAATTAGACAATCAGCGGTAAGACGCGATCGTAATAAATATTATCATAAATCAGCTCGTACAGCTATTAAAGCGTTAAGAACTGAATCTGATAAAAATGAAGCAGAAACTGTTTTTCCAAAAGTTTCTTCAATGATTGATAAGTTAGCAAAAAGAAACATTATTCATAAGAATAAAGCTTCAAACTTAAAATCAAAGTTAGCGAAACATATTGCGGGATTAGCTTAA
- a CDS encoding 3'-5' exonuclease has protein sequence MIQRIPYSKILFLDIETVPQTDDWNLLSDRTKALWEKKTAYQRNNNEISPEEFYHERAGILAEFGKIVCISVGIVVKDSFIHIKSFYGHDEKKLLEDFNSMLIENFFKPDHLLCAHNGKEFDFPYIARRMMINQIEIPAILQLFGKKPWEVQHLDTMELWKFGDYKNYTSLDLLANVFEIPTPKDDIDGSQVAKVYYDENNVERIKDYCEKDVVTLINVFRKMRYDIPLSRKEDI, from the coding sequence ATGATCCAACGAATTCCTTACAGTAAAATATTATTTTTAGACATCGAAACGGTTCCACAAACAGATGATTGGAACCTTTTATCAGACAGAACAAAAGCGCTTTGGGAAAAGAAAACAGCTTATCAACGTAATAATAATGAAATTTCTCCAGAAGAATTTTACCATGAACGTGCAGGCATTTTGGCTGAATTTGGTAAAATTGTTTGTATTTCTGTAGGGATTGTTGTCAAAGATTCATTTATTCACATCAAAAGCTTCTATGGACACGACGAAAAGAAATTGTTAGAAGATTTTAATTCGATGTTAATTGAAAATTTTTTCAAACCAGATCATCTATTATGTGCACATAATGGAAAAGAATTTGATTTTCCTTACATCGCTCGCCGAATGATGATTAATCAAATTGAAATTCCTGCAATTCTACAATTATTTGGCAAAAAACCTTGGGAAGTTCAGCATTTAGATACCATGGAATTATGGAAATTTGGCGATTATAAAAATTATACATCGTTGGATTTATTAGCCAATGTATTCGAAATTCCTACGCCAAAAGATGATATAGATGGTTCGCAGGTCGCAAAGGTTTATTATGACGAAAATAATGTCGAACGCATTAAAGATTACTGTGAAAAAGATGTGGTGACCTTGATTAATGTTTTTCGAAAAATGAGATATGATATTCCGCTCTCGAGAAAAGAAGATATATAA
- a CDS encoding mechanosensitive ion channel family protein, producing MELLDENIQSDLYRSTLELVSQLGLSSYSTTVITTLLLSIALVIILYAIDFLLRKVLLLLLTNMIQKSKTKIDDLLIKNRVLQFLTHIVPVIVAKEAIPLIFKGFPNWIKIAVQITDVVLVVTIGLFFNVIFRTFRDFLRSKKSFADKPIDSYLQVMNITLFFICGILIFSIVTGKSPITFLVSLGAASAVLMLVFKDSILGFVASIQVSMNDMVRVGDWIEMTKYGADGTVIEINLGTVKVQNFDKTITTIPTYALVSDSFRNYRGMQNAGGRRIKRSINVKMNSIRFLTEDEIEELKKIRMLYDFIVDRSNEIAQYNVSNKVDPTILANGRRMTNIGLFRQYIKTYTYNSPKIRKDLMFEVRQLQPTEHGLPIELFMFTNTTVWNEYEVIMADIFDHIIAVVPYFHLEIYESPSSDDMRVIAEALNRNI from the coding sequence ATGGAACTTTTAGACGAAAATATACAAAGCGATTTATATCGTTCAACTTTAGAATTAGTTTCTCAATTAGGTTTGTCCAGTTACTCAACAACAGTAATTACAACCCTATTATTATCAATTGCACTTGTTATTATTTTATATGCGATTGATTTTCTATTGCGTAAAGTGTTGTTATTACTATTGACAAATATGATTCAGAAGAGCAAAACAAAGATCGATGATTTATTAATTAAAAACAGAGTTTTACAATTCCTTACCCATATCGTTCCTGTTATTGTCGCTAAAGAAGCAATTCCGCTAATCTTTAAAGGTTTTCCGAATTGGATAAAAATTGCAGTGCAAATAACCGACGTTGTGTTAGTAGTAACAATAGGATTATTTTTCAATGTAATTTTCAGAACATTCAGAGATTTTCTTCGAAGCAAAAAATCATTTGCGGACAAACCAATTGATAGTTATTTGCAAGTAATGAATATTACGTTGTTTTTTATTTGTGGAATTCTTATTTTCTCGATTGTGACAGGTAAATCACCTATTACATTTTTGGTTTCGTTGGGTGCTGCATCTGCAGTTTTGATGTTGGTTTTCAAAGATTCGATTTTAGGATTTGTAGCGAGTATACAAGTTTCCATGAATGATATGGTGCGTGTAGGTGATTGGATTGAGATGACGAAATATGGCGCAGACGGAACGGTAATCGAAATTAATTTAGGAACAGTGAAAGTCCAGAATTTTGATAAGACTATTACAACAATTCCAACGTATGCATTGGTTTCTGATTCGTTTCGTAATTATCGAGGAATGCAAAATGCAGGAGGAAGACGTATAAAACGCTCGATAAATGTAAAAATGAATTCGATTCGATTTTTAACTGAAGATGAAATTGAAGAATTAAAAAAAATTAGAATGTTGTATGATTTTATTGTTGATCGCTCCAATGAAATTGCACAATATAATGTATCGAACAAAGTTGATCCAACAATCTTAGCAAATGGAAGACGGATGACAAATATTGGATTATTTCGTCAATACATCAAAACATACACGTATAATAGTCCTAAGATTAGAAAAGATTTAATGTTCGAGGTTCGCCAACTTCAACCAACAGAACATGGTTTGCCAATCGAATTGTTTATGTTTACCAATACAACAGTTTGGAATGAATATGAAGTGATAATGGCAGATATTTTTGATCATATTATTGCGGTTGTTCCATATTTTCATTTAGAAATTTACGAATCGCCTTCTTCGGACGATATGCGTGTCATAGCAGAAGCACTGAATAGAAATATTTAA
- a CDS encoding hemolysin family protein: MDTYSQISTLFLVANHNVADEISVAKLLLTIFLVLLNGFFVAAEFAIVKVRSSQIEVNQDINERTSNAAKRIVTHLDSYLAATQLGITLASLGLGWVGESSITPIILKLFEVLGLTSPSWTTIAQNAAIPASFFIVTILHIVFGELAPKSLAIQYPTKTTFAVAWSLRVFYFVFKPLIVMMNGMANIILRAFGIHPIHGGEIHTEEELKMIITESTEGGAIEESERNLIQNVFDFDDRRVMNIQTLRKNVSAININTSVKEALDYAINEGYSRYPVYEEEFDNIKGIIYAKDLIKQLLENPNQTEIEGLLREPIFISENALIKNVMKQFQKKHMQIAVVTNEVGEVAGIVSMEDILEELVGEIQDEYDNEDPIVSRVSEGIYNVNAHNAISDINRLVPFKFEESEHYDTLAGLISECYPDKELSEGDLVDLEEYTGTIIKMYRNSVEQIQLKVKEEFIENYRDEPDTAEDDEN, from the coding sequence ATGGATACATACTCCCAGATTTCGACATTGTTTTTAGTCGCTAATCACAATGTCGCCGATGAAATTTCTGTAGCAAAACTTTTGCTTACAATTTTCCTTGTTTTATTAAATGGTTTTTTCGTTGCAGCAGAATTTGCAATTGTAAAAGTACGTTCGTCACAAATTGAAGTCAATCAAGATATAAATGAAAGAACTTCGAATGCTGCAAAGCGAATTGTAACACATTTAGATTCTTACCTTGCAGCAACACAATTAGGAATTACTTTAGCTTCCTTAGGATTGGGTTGGGTTGGAGAAAGTTCTATCACACCAATTATTTTAAAACTTTTTGAAGTTTTAGGTTTAACCTCTCCATCTTGGACTACGATTGCACAAAATGCAGCTATTCCAGCTTCATTCTTTATTGTGACAATTTTGCACATTGTTTTTGGAGAATTAGCACCAAAGTCATTAGCAATTCAGTATCCAACAAAAACAACATTTGCTGTTGCTTGGTCACTTAGAGTGTTTTATTTTGTATTCAAACCACTTATTGTAATGATGAATGGTATGGCTAATATTATTCTTCGAGCATTTGGAATTCACCCTATTCATGGAGGAGAAATACATACAGAAGAGGAATTAAAAATGATTATTACCGAAAGTACCGAAGGTGGTGCAATCGAAGAATCAGAGCGAAATCTGATTCAAAATGTTTTTGATTTTGATGATCGTCGTGTCATGAATATTCAAACATTACGTAAAAATGTATCCGCAATTAATATCAATACTTCTGTAAAAGAAGCGTTAGATTATGCGATTAATGAAGGATATTCTCGTTACCCTGTTTATGAAGAAGAATTTGATAATATAAAAGGGATTATTTACGCGAAAGATTTGATTAAACAATTATTAGAAAATCCTAACCAAACGGAGATCGAAGGTTTGTTACGTGAACCTATTTTTATTTCAGAAAATGCATTGATTAAAAATGTAATGAAACAATTTCAGAAAAAGCATATGCAAATTGCGGTTGTGACTAACGAAGTTGGTGAAGTAGCAGGAATTGTTTCGATGGAAGATATTTTAGAGGAATTAGTTGGTGAGATTCAGGATGAATATGACAACGAAGATCCTATTGTTTCGCGTGTTTCGGAAGGTATTTATAATGTAAATGCTCACAATGCAATTAGTGATATTAATCGCTTAGTTCCTTTTAAATTCGAAGAAAGTGAACATTATGATACGTTGGCTGGGTTGATTTCTGAATGTTATCCTGACAAAGAATTGTCCGAAGGTGATTTGGTTGATTTGGAAGAATACACAGGAACAATTATTAAAATGTACCGAAATTCGGTAGAACAAATTCAATTAAAAGTGAAAGAAGAATTCATCGAGAATTACCGAGATGAACCTGACACAGCTGAAGATGATGAAAATTAG
- the zupT gene encoding zinc transporter ZupT, which produces MFSSPFIFAFSLTFLAGISTGIGSVLCLLYKKFNPKFLGVMLGISAGVMLYVSFVEILTKARLSLSAVFGEKLGYSYTLLGFFIGILIIILIDKILPHHHHEENKTETTDQKLLRLGMFSALALSIHNFPEGLATFLSALENPTYGISIAAAIAIHNIPEGIAVAIPIYYATKNRKKAFWYSFLSGLTEPIGALIGYFVLLQFFDESIFGAIFASVAGMMVYISINELIPTAKEYAGKKLSTYGIVIGMFVMAVSLVLFM; this is translated from the coding sequence ATGTTTTCAAGCCCATTTATATTTGCTTTTAGTTTAACTTTTCTTGCTGGGATCAGTACTGGAATTGGAAGTGTTTTGTGTTTATTGTACAAAAAATTCAATCCAAAATTTTTAGGTGTGATGTTAGGGATTTCTGCTGGAGTAATGCTATATGTATCTTTTGTAGAAATTTTAACAAAAGCACGATTATCTTTATCCGCTGTTTTTGGAGAAAAGTTAGGTTACAGTTATACTTTATTGGGATTTTTTATAGGAATATTAATTATTATTCTAATTGATAAAATTTTACCACATCATCACCACGAAGAAAATAAAACAGAAACAACCGATCAAAAACTTTTACGATTAGGAATGTTTTCTGCTTTGGCATTATCTATTCACAACTTCCCTGAAGGTTTAGCCACTTTTCTTTCTGCATTAGAAAATCCTACCTACGGCATTTCAATCGCTGCCGCAATTGCCATACATAACATTCCAGAAGGAATCGCAGTAGCGATACCTATATATTATGCAACAAAAAATAGAAAGAAAGCTTTTTGGTATTCTTTTCTTTCAGGATTAACAGAACCAATTGGCGCTTTAATCGGATATTTTGTCCTTTTGCAATTCTTTGATGAATCAATTTTCGGAGCAATCTTCGCAAGTGTTGCTGGAATGATGGTGTATATTTCGATTAATGAACTAATTCCAACTGCTAAAGAATATGCCGGAAAAAAATTATCTACTTACGGTATCGTTATCGGTATGTTTGTGATGGCTGTGAGTTTGGTGTTGTTTATGTAA
- a CDS encoding ABC transporter ATP-binding protein produces the protein MQNQSLHYIIEVKNLSISFGDKQVLNNINFKVEQGDTLGIVGESGSGKSLTSLAIMGLLSPNATIHPESEILFRQDDKMIDLLKLSPKELEEIRGNEIGMIFQEPMTSLNPSLRCGEQVEEAIRLHQKLNKDEAKKKVLHLFEQVKLPNPERIYKAYPHELSGGQKQRVMIAMAISCEPKLLIADEPTTALDVTVQRATLDLLKELQLKNNMSMLFISHDLGVIANVCEEVLVMFRGHVVEQGNVETIFHHPKENYTKGLIACRPRLEERAKRLPTVKDFLDNPDFKTATYTKEERTSFHEKIYANPPILEVKNLKKYFYPSSLFGDSTIPSVKAVDDISFKVYPGETMGLVGESGSGKTTLSRTVLLLEKPTAGEIYYNGVDITKLKKEEIRKLRREIQIIFQDPYSSLNPRQTVAQIITEPMQVHRIGQNKTERLQTASTLLKKVGLTAQDLNKYPHEFSGGQRQRIGIARALALNPKFIICDESVSALDVSVQAQVLNLLNDLKTEFRFTYIFISHDLAVVKYMSDQLLVMQHGEMKELDDADKVYAHPTTNYTKELIAAIPKL, from the coding sequence ATGCAAAATCAAAGTTTACATTATATCATTGAGGTTAAAAATTTATCAATTTCTTTTGGAGATAAACAAGTGCTGAACAACATTAATTTCAAAGTTGAACAAGGCGATACTTTAGGTATTGTGGGAGAATCTGGTTCGGGAAAGTCTTTGACATCTTTAGCAATCATGGGATTATTATCTCCAAATGCGACGATTCATCCAGAAAGTGAAATTCTTTTTCGTCAAGATGATAAAATGATTGATTTACTAAAACTTTCTCCCAAAGAATTAGAAGAAATTAGAGGTAATGAAATCGGAATGATTTTTCAAGAACCAATGACTTCACTTAATCCAAGTTTACGTTGTGGTGAACAAGTAGAAGAAGCCATTCGTTTGCATCAAAAATTAAACAAAGACGAAGCAAAAAAGAAAGTTTTACACCTTTTCGAACAAGTTAAATTACCAAATCCAGAACGTATTTATAAAGCGTATCCACACGAATTATCTGGTGGACAAAAGCAACGTGTGATGATTGCTATGGCAATTTCTTGCGAGCCTAAATTATTGATTGCCGATGAACCTACAACTGCTTTGGATGTAACAGTACAAAGAGCAACACTCGATTTATTGAAGGAATTACAATTAAAAAACAATATGAGCATGTTGTTTATATCACATGATTTGGGCGTAATTGCAAATGTTTGTGAAGAGGTTTTGGTCATGTTTCGAGGTCATGTTGTAGAACAAGGAAATGTAGAAACTATTTTTCATCATCCAAAAGAAAATTATACAAAAGGACTAATTGCTTGTCGACCTCGATTAGAAGAACGTGCAAAACGTTTACCAACTGTAAAAGATTTTCTTGATAACCCAGATTTTAAAACAGCAACCTATACAAAAGAAGAACGAACAAGTTTTCACGAAAAGATATATGCAAATCCACCTATCTTAGAAGTCAAGAATTTAAAAAAATATTTTTATCCATCTTCCTTATTTGGAGATTCAACAATACCGAGTGTAAAAGCTGTAGATGATATTTCATTTAAGGTTTATCCAGGTGAAACAATGGGATTAGTTGGTGAGTCTGGTTCTGGAAAAACAACGTTGAGTAGAACTGTTTTATTATTGGAAAAACCGACTGCAGGTGAAATATATTATAATGGAGTTGATATTACTAAACTTAAAAAAGAAGAGATTCGAAAATTAAGAAGAGAAATCCAGATTATTTTTCAAGATCCATATTCAAGTTTGAATCCACGACAAACGGTTGCACAAATTATTACTGAACCGATGCAAGTCCATAGAATTGGACAAAATAAAACGGAACGATTGCAAACGGCTTCTACACTTTTGAAAAAAGTAGGCTTAACAGCACAAGATTTGAATAAATACCCACATGAATTCTCGGGAGGTCAGCGTCAACGTATCGGAATTGCTCGTGCATTGGCTTTAAACCCAAAATTTATTATTTGTGATGAATCTGTTTCTGCTTTAGATGTCTCTGTGCAAGCACAAGTTTTAAATCTTCTAAATGATTTAAAAACGGAATTTAGATTTACTTATATCTTTATTTCACACGATTTGGCTGTTGTAAAATATATGAGTGATCAATTGTTGGTAATGCAACATGGTGAAATGAAAGAATTAGATGATGCGGATAAAGTATACGCACATCCTACAACGAACTACACAAAAGAGTTAATAGCTGCTATTCCAAAATTGTAA
- a CDS encoding superoxide dismutase yields MAFELAKLPYAFDALEPHIDAKTMEIHHDKHHAAYTNNLNAAIEGTDLANATIEEILAKGTDKPAVRNNGGGFYNHNLFWEILTPGGAKQPTAEVAEAINAAFGSFEAFKDEFAKAAATRFGSGWAWLIVKDGKLVVTSTPNQDSTLMPVADVQGFPILGLDVWEHAYYLNYQNRRPDYIEAFFNVINWDKVAERFASAK; encoded by the coding sequence ATGGCTTTTGAATTAGCAAAATTACCTTATGCATTTGATGCATTAGAACCTCATATTGACGCAAAAACAATGGAAATTCACCATGATAAACACCATGCTGCGTACACAAATAACTTAAATGCCGCTATTGAAGGAACTGATTTAGCAAATGCTACAATCGAAGAAATCTTAGCTAAAGGTACAGATAAACCAGCTGTTCGTAACAATGGTGGTGGGTTTTACAACCACAATTTATTTTGGGAAATTTTAACTCCAGGTGGAGCGAAACAACCAACTGCTGAAGTTGCTGAAGCAATTAATGCTGCTTTTGGATCTTTCGAAGCTTTCAAAGATGAATTTGCTAAAGCTGCTGCAACACGCTTTGGTTCTGGATGGGCTTGGTTAATCGTAAAAGATGGTAAATTAGTTGTAACATCAACTCCAAATCAAGATTCTACTTTGATGCCAGTTGCTGATGTACAAGGATTCCCTATTTTAGGATTAGATGTTTGGGAGCATGCTTATTACTTAAACTACCAAAATCGTCGTCCTGATTATATCGAGGCTTTTTTCAATGTAATTAACTGGGATAAAGTTGCAGAAAGATTTGCATCTGCTAAATAA
- a CDS encoding serine hydrolase domain-containing protein, translated as MKILWKIIKWFIIIICVLILTLYATGNDYIFRGVKLTYMKGEKTANINDYKDFDNNVILAGSPRVWHQHLDYNQFPLSVNFEKEMKDFGTAGFVIIKDHQILSEYYFNGYAQNDITNSFSMAKTFTTMMLGKAIEQGYIKSLDQKITDFIPEFKDDRFGSQCTIGDLSAMTSGYDWDEDYYFPLNPTAKAYYGDDIVKQMLDRKFVSQPGKHFKYQSSDTQLLGIVIERAIENKSLSQYFQDEFWQPMGMEMDAQWSKDSPKGMEKTYCCFNATTRDFAKLGQLLLNDGNWYGKQILDSTFVQKMVLPNKKAFEPNEPKIYGYSVWMDYDYKTPFYAMLGHLGQRVIVIPSEKIVIARTGKTHNDLPNNHPIADGDVYRLVDEAMRINQKVKENDPTNSLQ; from the coding sequence ATGAAAATACTTTGGAAAATAATAAAATGGTTCATTATAATCATTTGCGTATTAATTCTAACTCTTTATGCAACAGGGAATGATTACATTTTTCGTGGTGTAAAATTAACTTATATGAAAGGTGAAAAAACAGCTAATATAAATGACTACAAAGATTTTGACAATAATGTAATTTTGGCAGGTTCTCCGCGAGTTTGGCATCAACATTTGGATTATAATCAATTTCCTTTGTCAGTTAACTTTGAAAAAGAGATGAAAGATTTTGGTACAGCTGGATTTGTTATCATCAAAGATCATCAGATTCTGAGCGAATATTATTTTAACGGTTATGCACAAAATGATATTACCAATTCGTTTTCGATGGCAAAAACATTTACGACAATGATGTTAGGAAAAGCAATAGAGCAAGGTTACATCAAAAGCTTAGATCAAAAAATCACTGATTTTATTCCAGAATTTAAAGATGATCGATTTGGTTCGCAATGTACAATTGGCGATTTATCTGCTATGACATCAGGATATGATTGGGATGAAGATTATTATTTTCCTCTTAATCCTACTGCAAAAGCGTATTATGGAGATGATATTGTGAAACAAATGTTAGATCGAAAATTTGTTTCTCAACCTGGAAAACATTTTAAATACCAGTCGAGTGATACACAATTATTAGGAATCGTTATTGAACGTGCTATTGAAAATAAATCGTTATCGCAATATTTCCAAGACGAGTTTTGGCAACCTATGGGAATGGAAATGGATGCACAATGGTCCAAAGACAGTCCAAAGGGAATGGAAAAGACCTACTGTTGTTTCAATGCGACAACTCGCGATTTTGCAAAGCTTGGACAATTGTTACTGAATGATGGAAATTGGTATGGAAAACAGATCTTAGATTCTACATTTGTACAGAAAATGGTTTTACCAAACAAAAAAGCGTTCGAACCAAATGAACCAAAAATTTATGGTTATTCTGTTTGGATGGATTACGATTACAAGACACCTTTTTATGCAATGTTAGGACATTTGGGACAACGTGTCATTGTAATTCCGTCAGAAAAAATAGTAATTGCCCGAACAGGGAAAACACATAATGATCTTCCAAATAACCATCCAATAGCCGATGGTGATGTTTATCGATTAGTTGACGAAGCGATGCGTATTAATCAAAAAGTAAAAGAAAATGATCCAACGAATTCCTTACAGTAA
- the folB gene encoding dihydroneopterin aldolase, whose amino-acid sequence MGIIILENIKIYSNHGCLEEEARIGSDYLVDLEAHADFTKACDSDELVDALDYVSLNKIVKEEVGVRSKLLEHVCKRVLDRVGQELTNVTYAKVKLSKLNPPIGGHVEKVSIILEKTY is encoded by the coding sequence ATGGGAATAATTATTTTAGAGAATATAAAAATTTATTCGAATCACGGATGTTTAGAAGAAGAAGCAAGAATTGGTTCGGATTATTTGGTTGATTTGGAAGCACATGCCGATTTTACAAAAGCATGTGATTCGGACGAGTTAGTTGATGCCTTGGATTATGTATCCTTAAATAAAATTGTAAAGGAAGAAGTGGGTGTTCGATCTAAATTGTTAGAACATGTTTGTAAAAGAGTATTAGATCGTGTAGGTCAAGAACTTACGAATGTGACTTATGCTAAAGTAAAATTGTCTAAGCTGAATCCTCCTATTGGTGGGCATGTAGAAAAAGTAAGTATTATTTTAGAAAAAACATATTAA
- a CDS encoding DUF2339 domain-containing protein — translation MEFFIAIIIIVLIVILFNKVSQLKKQLDEQETKLRHLQQQLDEKEITIKSTTIVEQPKKVEEAVAPQSEIVSFNKTEPPKRIFDEVPPRQKTENNIDKHLNNGITFIRDNFLTIFGIVTLVLGIAYFVKYAIDQNWINETFRVLIGLVVGLSIIGIAHNIRKNYAIFSSILIGGGLTVMYFTLTIAFREYQLLSQHVTFTLLTLVTIFSIVMAMLYNRQVLAIFSILGGFTAPLMISTGESNYIFLFAYLVILNFSMLFMAWRKNWQVISFIAFCFTSIYSISWIDQSKTSSQYLFYALLYVTFTVTSLINYIKKEEFSVWNSLLLSFNTILSTILISSVYYYIVGNNNGLIVFIVGLINAFGAIYIYKTSKNNLLQNTLIGLSIALITAAIALQFKANVVSVCFAIESTLLLFLWKKSRENIFKIFFIAMFPFLLIALCVNWFDYIDSNSRLPLLFNHVFITSIIALICSIANIYLMKDFETEEQFLGFKLNHSKFIFISTSLLLMYTGILFELIYQIEPYFNFMMIISYILIYTLFFIALILALRKRLNLGSTLQLVLQISAGLCVLLLPLFANIPLLSSKTNYGINSYFIYLTYLLPTAYLVYLIVKNHDFKTSTAKQIISMLLVVYVISFEKYNSFMLLTLNEGTTNFSHQADIFRMILLPIIWAVLGFVLIYFGLRKQLKGFPIVGIALFGLIILKLYLVDVWEMSNVFRIISFIVLGILILFTSFMYQKLKNLMKNLMEKPNNNTEAEQ, via the coding sequence ATGGAATTTTTTATTGCCATTATTATAATTGTCTTAATTGTGATTTTGTTTAACAAAGTTTCTCAACTCAAAAAACAGCTTGATGAACAAGAAACGAAACTTAGACATTTGCAACAGCAATTAGACGAAAAAGAAATAACCATTAAATCAACAACAATTGTGGAGCAACCCAAAAAAGTTGAAGAAGCTGTTGCACCTCAATCCGAAATTGTTTCATTTAATAAGACAGAACCACCAAAACGTATTTTTGACGAAGTTCCTCCAAGACAAAAAACAGAAAATAATATTGACAAGCACCTCAACAATGGGATTACATTTATCAGAGATAATTTCTTAACTATTTTTGGAATTGTAACCTTAGTTTTAGGAATTGCTTATTTCGTGAAATATGCGATTGACCAAAATTGGATCAACGAAACATTTCGTGTGTTAATTGGACTTGTAGTGGGCTTGAGTATTATTGGTATAGCACACAACATTAGGAAAAACTACGCTATCTTTTCTTCTATCTTAATTGGAGGAGGATTAACCGTCATGTACTTCACGCTAACCATTGCTTTTCGAGAATATCAGTTACTTTCTCAACACGTAACTTTTACGTTATTAACACTCGTTACAATTTTCTCAATTGTTATGGCGATGTTGTATAATCGACAAGTCTTGGCTATTTTTTCTATACTTGGAGGTTTTACAGCTCCATTGATGATTAGCACAGGCGAAAGTAATTATATTTTCCTGTTTGCTTACTTGGTTATTCTCAATTTTAGCATGCTCTTTATGGCATGGCGAAAAAACTGGCAAGTTATTTCGTTTATCGCTTTTTGTTTTACGTCTATATATAGTATCTCATGGATTGATCAATCTAAAACCTCGTCTCAATATCTTTTCTACGCACTACTTTACGTTACTTTTACTGTTACAAGTTTAATCAACTACATCAAAAAAGAAGAATTTTCAGTTTGGAACTCACTTTTACTAAGCTTCAATACAATTCTATCAACCATTTTAATATCTTCCGTCTATTATTATATTGTTGGAAATAACAATGGCTTGATTGTGTTTATAGTAGGATTAATTAATGCTTTTGGCGCGATTTATATCTACAAAACGTCTAAAAATAATTTATTACAAAATACCTTAATAGGTTTGAGTATTGCCCTAATTACTGCTGCGATTGCATTACAATTCAAAGCAAATGTTGTTTCGGTTTGTTTTGCAATAGAATCTACGTTATTATTATTTCTGTGGAAAAAAAGTCGCGAAAATATTTTCAAAATCTTTTTCATCGCAATGTTTCCATTTCTTTTGATTGCTTTATGTGTTAATTGGTTTGATTATATCGATAGCAATTCGCGTTTACCACTTTTATTCAATCATGTTTTTATCACAAGTATCATTGCACTAATTTGTTCTATCGCGAATATATATTTGATGAAAGATTTCGAAACAGAAGAACAATTCTTAGGGTTCAAGCTCAATCATTCAAAATTCATCTTCATCTCAACATCACTTTTATTGATGTATACAGGAATATTGTTCGAATTAATTTACCAAATCGAACCTTATTTCAACTTTATGATGATTATAAGTTACATTTTGATTTATACTTTATTCTTTATTGCTTTAATTTTAGCACTACGGAAAAGACTAAATTTAGGAAGTACATTGCAGCTAGTATTGCAGATTTCAGCTGGATTGTGCGTTCTACTTTTACCACTGTTTGCTAATATTCCGTTGTTATCAAGTAAAACGAATTACGGCATCAATAGTTATTTTATTTACTTAACTTATCTACTTCCTACCGCTTATCTCGTCTATTTAATTGTAAAAAATCACGATTTCAAAACCTCAACTGCCAAACAAATCATCAGTATGCTTTTGGTTGTTTACGTGATTAGTTTTGAGAAATACAATTCGTTTATGTTATTAACACTAAATGAGGGAACAACTAACTTTTCACATCAAGCAGATATTTTTCGAATGATATTATTACCGATTATATGGGCAGTATTGGGATTTGTGTTGATTTATTTTGGATTAAGAAAACAACTCAAAGGCTTTCCTATAGTAGGAATTGCTCTATTTGGATTGATCATTCTAAAATTATATTTGGTTGATGTTTGGGAAATGAGTAATGTTTTCAGAATTATATCGTTCATTGTTTTAGGAATACTCATTCTGTTCACATCTTTTATGTATCAAAAATTAAAAAATTTGATGAAGAATTTGATGGAAAAACCAAATAATAACACAGAAGCTGAACAATAA